In Lycium ferocissimum isolate CSIRO_LF1 chromosome 11, AGI_CSIRO_Lferr_CH_V1, whole genome shotgun sequence, a single genomic region encodes these proteins:
- the LOC132036907 gene encoding zingipain-2-like — MALVLEWKTQLMVLFVIFGMYASQVTSRNLQESSSMLEKHELWMARHGKTYENDAEKAKRLNIFKENVKFIESFNKNGTKPYKLGINKFADLTSEEFLKYYTTHGLNKLSSKSQQSSPAIFSSFKYENMSDVPSFMDWRKSGAVTNVKQQGQCGCCWAFAAVGALEGANKLSTGKLISLSEQELLDCTTENNGCNGGLITTAYDFIVKNGGIALESNYPYKEYQDSCKSAQEGTDSAVKMSRYETLPSSESALLKVVSQQPVSIGIAVTEEFHMYQSGVYDGSCDDQLNHAVTIIGYGTNEDGTKYWLIKNSWGTSWGENGYMKLARDTGIEGGLCGITTAASYPIV; from the exons ATGGCTTTGGTTCTTGAATGGAAGACTCAACTTATGGTTCTCTTTGTGATTTTTGGGATGTATGCATCTCAAGTCACTTCTCGAAACCTTCAAGAATCATCATCCATGTTGGAAAAACATGAGTTGTGGATGGCGCGCCATGGAAAAACTTATGAAAATGATGCAGAAAAGGCAAAAAGATTGAATATATTTAAGGAGAATGTGAAATTTATTGAGTCTTTTAACAAAAATGGGACTAAGCCATACAAATTAGGCATCAATAAATTTGCTGATCTTACTTCTGAGGAATTCTTAAAGTACTATACTACTCATGGACTTAATAAGTTGTCTTCAAAATCTCAACAATCATCTCCAGCtatattttcatcattcaagtATGAAAATATGAGTGATGTTCCATCTTTCATGGATTGGAGAAAGAGTGGTGCTGTCACTAACGTCAAACAGCAAGGTCAATGTG GATGTTGCTGGGCATTTGCGGCGGTTGGAGCCTTGGAAGGAGCAAATAAACTCTCAACAGGCAAGTTAATTTCACTATCCGAGCAAGAGTTATTAGATTGCACAACCGAAAACAACGGTTGTAATGGTGGTTTGATAACAACCGCCTATGATTTCATCGTAAAAAATGGCGGAATCGCATTGGAATCCAACTACCCTTACAAGGAATATCAAGATTCGTGCAAGAGCGCCCAAGAGGGGACGGACTCGGCCGTAAAAATGAGTCGTTACGAAACTTTACCATCGAGCGAATCAGCATTATTAAAAGTTGTATCGCAACAACCCGTCTCGATCGGTATCGCCGTAACCGAAGAATTTCATATGTACCAAAGTGGCGTTTACGATGGCAGTTGCGATGATCAACTTAATCATGCAGTTACTATAATTGGCTATGGGACAAATGAAGATGGAACAAAATATTGGCTAATTAAGAATTCTTGGGGTACAAGTTGGGGCGAAAATGGTTACATGAAACTTGCAAGGGATACTGGAATTGAAGGTGGTCTTTGTGGGATAACCACTGCGGCTTCCTATCCCATCGTTTAG